A DNA window from Altererythrobacter sp. B11 contains the following coding sequences:
- a CDS encoding OmpA family protein: MKKSRILVSSMAAISLLGVSACVTDPNTGERKVSRTAIGGVGGAGLGYLLGGLIGGKTARIVGAGIGGAAGGYAGYRMDQQIKELKETTAGSGVDVTETPNGDGILLNLPDVTFPVDSTTISPSFRATLDNVAQSMIKYPNSLIDVMGHTDSTGSDSYNLDLSRRRAESVANYLVSRGVSRARIETVGYGEQYPVASNDTPEGRAQNRRVEIRITPVTEQDVNKAY; the protein is encoded by the coding sequence ATGAAGAAATCCCGCATTTTGGTATCCAGCATGGCCGCGATCTCGCTGCTGGGCGTCTCTGCCTGCGTGACGGACCCGAACACGGGCGAACGCAAGGTTTCGCGCACCGCCATCGGCGGCGTGGGCGGCGCCGGGCTCGGCTATCTGCTGGGCGGGCTGATCGGCGGCAAGACCGCGCGCATCGTGGGTGCGGGCATCGGCGGCGCGGCCGGCGGCTATGCCGGCTATCGCATGGACCAGCAGATCAAGGAGCTGAAGGAAACCACCGCCGGCAGCGGCGTGGATGTGACCGAGACGCCCAATGGCGACGGCATCCTGCTGAACCTGCCCGACGTGACCTTCCCGGTCGATTCGACCACCATCAGCCCGAGCTTCCGCGCCACGCTGGATAATGTGGCGCAGAGCATGATCAAATATCCCAACAGCCTGATCGACGTGATGGGCCACACCGATTCGACCGGCTCCGACAGCTATAATCTCGATCTGTCGCGCCGCCGGGCCGAGAGCGTGGCCAATTACCTCGTCTCGCGCGGCGTATCGCGCGCACGGATCGAGACGGTGGGCTATGGCGAGCAATATCCGGTGGCGAGCAACGACACGCCCGAAGGCCGCGCGCAGAACCGGCGCGTGGAAATCCGCATCACTCCGGTGACGGAGCAGGATGTGAACA